A region of Micromonospora sp. WMMD882 DNA encodes the following proteins:
- a CDS encoding MFS transporter, whose translation MASTLSVLTRNRDFRILFLAELVVFGADWFVMVPLLVLLPELTGSGVWGALVLALDTGVLALLLPYTGTIADRFDRRKILMSANAAALAGALLLLAVRGAGAALVAMLAISVIAVAKAFYSPAAQAALPNVLDPDELAAGNAVAGSAWGTMTVVGASLGGVISAAFGPYACFWIAAVGLVVAAGLTALIRRPLQAPRDRAEPAQRTWVAIAEALRYIGQRPRVLALVTVKSAVGLGNGVLTVFPLLAGLYGVGAIGTGLLFAVRGAGALVGPILMRRVLTNRRWLLTGLALSMSTYGLAYVGVSLTTWFPLVLALVFVAHFAGGSNWVMSNFALQGEVPDRLRGRIFATDMMLATLAISVSQLVVAALVDSVDERVVLAGCGLTTVVYAVGWRIATRRLSLSDRPSVTDPVTSG comes from the coding sequence GTGGCCTCGACACTTTCGGTCCTCACCCGGAACCGCGACTTCCGCATCCTCTTCCTCGCCGAGTTGGTGGTCTTCGGCGCGGACTGGTTCGTCATGGTGCCGCTGCTGGTGCTCCTGCCGGAGTTGACCGGCAGCGGGGTGTGGGGCGCGCTGGTGCTCGCCCTGGACACCGGGGTCCTGGCGTTGCTGCTGCCGTACACCGGCACCATCGCCGACCGCTTCGACCGCCGGAAGATCCTCATGTCGGCGAACGCCGCCGCCCTGGCCGGCGCGCTGCTCCTGCTGGCGGTACGCGGCGCCGGCGCGGCCCTGGTGGCCATGCTGGCGATCTCGGTGATCGCGGTGGCGAAGGCGTTCTACTCGCCGGCCGCCCAGGCGGCCCTGCCGAACGTGCTCGACCCGGACGAGTTGGCCGCCGGCAACGCGGTCGCCGGGTCGGCGTGGGGCACGATGACCGTGGTGGGCGCATCCCTCGGTGGCGTGATCAGCGCCGCCTTCGGCCCGTACGCCTGCTTCTGGATCGCGGCGGTCGGCCTGGTGGTGGCGGCGGGGTTGACCGCGTTGATCCGCCGGCCGTTGCAGGCGCCCCGCGACCGGGCCGAGCCGGCCCAGCGGACCTGGGTGGCGATCGCCGAGGCGCTGCGGTACATCGGGCAGCGGCCCCGGGTGCTGGCCCTGGTCACGGTGAAGTCGGCGGTCGGCCTCGGCAACGGGGTGCTCACCGTCTTTCCCCTGCTCGCCGGCCTGTACGGGGTGGGCGCGATCGGCACCGGACTGTTGTTCGCGGTGCGGGGCGCGGGGGCGCTGGTCGGTCCGATCCTGATGCGCCGGGTGCTGACCAACCGCCGCTGGCTGCTGACCGGGCTGGCGCTGTCCATGTCCACGTACGGGCTGGCCTACGTGGGGGTGTCGCTGACCACCTGGTTCCCGCTGGTGCTGGCGCTGGTGTTCGTGGCGCACTTCGCCGGCGGCAGCAACTGGGTGATGTCGAACTTCGCCCTTCAGGGTGAGGTGCCGGACCGGCTGCGCGGCCGGATCTTCGCCACCGACATGATGCTGGCCACGCTCGCCATCTCGGTCAGCCAACTGGTGGTCGCGGCGCTTGTGGACTCCGTCGACGAGCGGGTGGTGCTGGCCGGGTGCGGGCTGACCACCGTGGTGTACGCCGTCGGCTGGCGGATCGCCACCCGCAGGCTGTCGCTGTCCGACCGGCCCTCGGTGACCGACCCGGTGACCTCCGGCTGA
- the thrB gene encoding homoserine kinase, producing the protein MPVNFATGPVRVRVPATSANLGPGFDALGLALGLYDDVAAEVTAGGVRVGVTGQGAGELPHDDGHLVVTAMRAAFDVLGDQPAGLSVECVNRIPQARGLGSSSAAIVAGVLLARALVVDGTDRLDDAGALRLAAEIEGHPDNVAPCLLGGFTVAWTEPSGARAVSLTPAEGVCPTVFVPDERGLTATARAALPSTVPHADAALTAGRAALLVHALTAAPGLLLPATEDRLHQHYRAAGMPATYELVSALRAAGVAAVVSGAGPTVLALAEPPADLESGTGWQVWRLPVDVGGARVARGRLGHAERDPVAAGRMS; encoded by the coding sequence GTGCCCGTGAACTTCGCCACCGGCCCGGTCCGTGTCCGGGTGCCCGCGACCAGCGCCAACCTGGGTCCCGGGTTCGACGCGTTGGGTCTCGCGCTCGGCCTGTACGACGACGTGGCCGCCGAGGTGACCGCCGGCGGGGTACGGGTGGGGGTGACCGGTCAGGGCGCCGGCGAACTGCCCCACGACGACGGCCACCTGGTGGTGACGGCGATGCGGGCCGCCTTCGACGTCCTCGGCGACCAGCCCGCCGGGCTGTCTGTGGAGTGCGTGAACCGGATCCCGCAGGCCCGGGGGCTGGGCTCCTCGTCGGCGGCGATCGTGGCCGGGGTCCTGCTGGCCCGGGCGCTGGTGGTCGACGGGACGGACCGGCTCGACGACGCCGGGGCGCTGCGGCTGGCCGCCGAGATCGAGGGCCACCCGGACAATGTCGCGCCCTGCCTGCTCGGCGGCTTCACGGTGGCCTGGACGGAGCCGTCCGGGGCGCGGGCGGTGTCGCTCACGCCGGCCGAGGGGGTGTGCCCGACGGTGTTCGTGCCGGACGAGCGGGGGCTGACCGCGACCGCCCGGGCGGCGCTGCCGTCGACGGTGCCGCACGCCGACGCCGCGCTGACCGCCGGTCGGGCCGCGCTGCTGGTGCACGCGCTGACCGCCGCGCCGGGGCTGCTGCTGCCGGCGACCGAGGACCGGCTGCACCAGCACTACCGGGCGGCCGGCATGCCGGCGACGTACGAGCTGGTCAGCGCGCTGCGTGCGGCCGGTGTGGCGGCCGTGGTCAGTGGGGCCGGGCCGACCGTGTTGGCGCTGGCCGAGCCCCCGGCGGACCTGGAGTCGGGAACAGGATGGCAGGTCTGGCGGTTGCCGGTGGATGTCGGCGGAGCACGGGTCGCACGGGGTAGACTGGGACACGCCGAGCGGGACCCTGTTGCCGCAGGTCGCATGAGTTGA
- the rho gene encoding transcription termination factor Rho, producing the protein MSDTTDVTSDVSNVAGEATAAAPVRRRRSGTGLSAMLLPELQSLAASLGISGTARMRKGELISAITERQSGGAAAGAPRPRAEVAAAAAAPVREEVRAEVRAEAPAEPTAPPAEAEPARPRTRRGRTTAERAAAAAAAAPAPVEAEPREAAPEVTDRTERAERTDRAERTDRAERTDRTDRAERGDRNERAERGDRGDRNERAERGDRGERSDRNDRGDRADRGQRADRNDRDQRSDRDQRADRNDRDQRNDRDQRNDRGDDGDDDGEGGGRRGRRSRFRDRRRGRGERNETGGDTGGGREPQVSEDDVLVPVAGIIDVLDNYAFVRTTGYLAGPNDVYVSMSQVKKYGLRRGDAITGAVRAARDGEQRRDKYNPLVRLDSVNGMEPEEARRRPEFYKLTPLYPQERLRLETEPHILTTRVIDLVTPIGKGQRALIMSPPKAGKTMVLQAIANAITHNNPECHLMVVLIDERPEEVTDMQRSVKGEVVAATFDRPPQDHTTVAELAIERAKRLVELGHDVVVLLDSVTRLGRSYNLAAPASGRIMSGGIDSTALYPPKRFLGAARNIENGGSLTILATALVETGSVMDTVIFEEFKGTGNAELKLDRKIADKRVFPAIDIHTSGTRKEEILLAPEELAITHKLRKVLHSLDSQAALDLLLDRLKQSRTNIEFLMQIAKSTPGE; encoded by the coding sequence TTGAGCGACACCACCGACGTGACGTCGGATGTTTCCAACGTCGCTGGCGAAGCCACCGCCGCCGCCCCCGTCCGTCGTCGGCGCAGTGGCACGGGCCTGTCGGCGATGCTCCTGCCGGAGCTGCAGAGTCTGGCCGCGTCGCTCGGCATCTCGGGCACCGCGCGGATGCGCAAGGGCGAGCTGATCAGCGCCATCACGGAGCGGCAGTCCGGCGGCGCCGCCGCCGGGGCGCCGCGTCCCCGGGCCGAGGTCGCGGCTGCCGCCGCCGCCCCGGTCCGCGAGGAGGTCCGGGCCGAGGTCCGGGCCGAGGCGCCGGCGGAGCCGACCGCCCCGCCGGCCGAGGCCGAGCCCGCCCGCCCGCGTACCCGGCGTGGCCGGACCACGGCCGAGCGGGCCGCGGCGGCTGCGGCTGCCGCGCCGGCGCCGGTCGAGGCGGAGCCGCGCGAGGCGGCTCCCGAGGTCACCGACCGGACCGAGCGGGCGGAGCGCACCGACCGGGCGGAGCGGACCGACCGGGCGGAGCGGACCGACCGGACCGACCGCGCCGAGCGGGGCGACCGCAACGAGCGCGCCGAGCGCGGTGACCGGGGCGACCGCAACGAGCGCGCCGAGCGGGGCGACCGTGGCGAGCGGTCCGACCGCAACGACCGGGGCGACCGGGCCGACCGGGGCCAGCGCGCCGACCGCAACGACCGGGACCAGCGCAGCGACCGGGACCAGCGCGCCGACCGCAACGACCGCGATCAGCGCAACGACCGCGACCAGCGCAACGACCGGGGCGACGACGGGGACGACGACGGCGAGGGCGGCGGCCGGCGCGGTCGGCGCAGCCGCTTCCGGGACCGCCGGCGGGGCCGGGGCGAGCGCAACGAGACCGGCGGCGACACCGGCGGCGGGCGCGAGCCCCAGGTCAGCGAGGACGACGTGCTCGTCCCGGTGGCCGGCATCATCGACGTCCTGGACAACTACGCGTTCGTCCGGACCACCGGCTACCTGGCCGGCCCGAACGACGTGTACGTCTCCATGTCGCAGGTGAAGAAGTACGGCCTGCGGCGCGGCGACGCGATCACCGGGGCGGTGCGGGCGGCCCGCGACGGCGAGCAGCGGCGGGACAAGTACAACCCGCTGGTCCGGCTGGACTCGGTCAACGGCATGGAGCCGGAGGAGGCCCGCCGTCGTCCGGAGTTCTACAAGCTGACCCCGCTCTACCCGCAGGAGCGGCTGCGGCTGGAGACCGAGCCGCACATCCTCACCACCCGGGTCATCGACCTGGTCACGCCGATCGGCAAGGGCCAGCGGGCGCTGATCATGTCGCCGCCCAAGGCCGGTAAGACCATGGTGTTGCAGGCGATCGCCAACGCGATCACCCACAACAACCCGGAGTGCCACCTGATGGTGGTGTTGATCGACGAGCGGCCCGAAGAGGTCACCGACATGCAGCGCTCGGTCAAGGGCGAGGTCGTCGCGGCCACGTTCGACCGTCCGCCGCAGGACCACACCACCGTCGCCGAGCTGGCGATCGAGCGGGCCAAGCGCCTGGTCGAGCTGGGGCACGACGTGGTCGTGCTGCTCGACTCGGTGACCCGGCTCGGCCGGTCGTACAACCTGGCGGCGCCGGCCAGCGGCCGGATCATGTCCGGTGGTATCGACTCGACCGCGCTGTACCCGCCGAAGCGTTTCCTCGGCGCGGCGCGGAACATCGAGAACGGCGGCTCGCTGACCATCCTCGCCACCGCCCTGGTGGAGACCGGTTCGGTGATGGACACGGTGATCTTCGAGGAGTTCAAGGGCACCGGCAACGCCGAGCTGAAGCTGGACCGGAAGATCGCCGACAAGCGGGTCTTCCCGGCCATCGACATCCACACCTCCGGCACCCGTAAGGAGGAGATCCTGCTCGCGCCGGAGGAGTTGGCCATCACGCACAAGCTCCGCAAGGTCCTGCACTCGCTGGACTCGCAGGCGGCGCTGGATCTCCTGTTGGACCGGCTCAAGCAGTCCCGGACCAACATCGAGTTCCTGATGCAGATCGCCAAGTCGACGCCGGGCGAGTAG
- a CDS encoding AAA family ATPase produces MTRLIATRGLPASGKTTFARALQPSVVRVNRDDLRRMLHGERLFTEWAEAQVTTAQRAQVEALLRARVDVCVDDTNLRARALREWARLAARHGATFEVHDFTDVPLAECLRRDAARSADDRVGAEVIQRLHDRFLADRPLPLPVPGPPPGRPARVRPSAPALTEIVLVDLDGTVALAVSRSPYDMTRVGEDAPNEAVIAAVWAMYRAGYGVVFCSGRDASARAATVAWLDRHVDVPYLALHMRAVGDNRRDSVVKREIYDRELRDRYRIVGVFDDRRQVVTMWRELGLTVFQVAEGDF; encoded by the coding sequence GTGACCCGTCTCATCGCCACCCGGGGTTTGCCCGCCTCCGGCAAGACCACCTTCGCGCGCGCCCTGCAACCGTCCGTCGTCCGGGTCAACCGGGACGACCTGCGGCGGATGCTGCACGGCGAGCGGCTCTTCACCGAATGGGCCGAAGCGCAGGTGACCACCGCCCAGCGGGCACAGGTCGAGGCGCTGCTGCGGGCCCGGGTGGACGTCTGCGTCGACGACACCAACCTGCGGGCCCGCGCCCTGCGCGAGTGGGCCCGACTGGCCGCCCGGCACGGGGCGACCTTCGAGGTGCACGACTTCACCGACGTACCGCTGGCCGAGTGCCTGCGACGGGACGCCGCGCGGTCGGCCGACGACCGGGTCGGCGCGGAGGTCATCCAACGGCTGCACGACCGGTTCCTGGCCGACCGACCGCTGCCGCTGCCGGTCCCCGGCCCGCCGCCCGGCCGGCCGGCCCGGGTCCGCCCGTCGGCCCCGGCCCTGACGGAGATCGTCCTGGTCGACCTCGACGGCACCGTGGCGCTCGCCGTCTCCCGCAGCCCGTACGACATGACCCGGGTCGGCGAGGACGCCCCCAACGAGGCGGTGATCGCGGCGGTCTGGGCCATGTACCGGGCCGGGTACGGGGTGGTGTTCTGCTCCGGCCGGGACGCCTCGGCCCGCGCCGCCACCGTGGCCTGGCTGGACCGGCACGTCGACGTGCCCTACCTGGCGCTGCACATGCGGGCGGTCGGCGACAACCGTCGGGACTCGGTCGTCAAACGCGAGATCTACGACCGTGAGCTGCGGGACCGGTACCGGATCGTCGGCGTCTTCGACGACCGCCGGCAGGTGGTGACGATGTGGCGGGAGCTCGGGCTGACCGTCTTCCAGGTCGCCGAGGGCGACTTCTGA
- the rpmE gene encoding 50S ribosomal protein L31: MKPNIHPEYVSTEVTCSCGNSFTTRSTAKGGSIHVETCSACHPFYTGKQRVLDTAGRVAKFQQKYAKVQAKKAK, from the coding sequence ATGAAGCCCAACATCCACCCGGAGTACGTGAGCACCGAGGTCACCTGCTCCTGCGGCAACTCCTTCACGACCCGCAGCACCGCCAAGGGCGGCTCGATCCACGTCGAGACGTGCAGCGCCTGCCACCCGTTCTACACGGGCAAGCAGCGGGTGCTCGACACCGCTGGTCGGGTCGCGAAGTTCCAGCAGAAGTACGCCAAGGTTCAGGCGAAGAAGGCCAAGTAG
- the prfA gene encoding peptide chain release factor 1, giving the protein MSSERLAALLDEYAELEKRLADPAIHADQGTARRVGRRYAELAPLHKAAGELEQARADLAAARELAAEDPSFGVEVESIAATLPALEERLAELLIPRDPHDAKDVIVEIKAGEGGEESALFAADLLRMYTRYAERHGWLTEVLDAQDSDLGGVKDVSLAIKTKGVPEGGNGVWSRLKWEGGVHRVQRVPVTESQGRIHTSAAGVLVLPEAEDVDVTIDPNELRIDVFRSSGPGGQSVNTTDSAVRITHVPTGIVVSCQNEKSQLQNREQAMRILRARLLAAAQEQADAAASDARKAQVRTVDRSERIRTYNFPQNRITDHRIGYTAYNLDLALAGELDGVLDALAEADRAARLAGDTELARR; this is encoded by the coding sequence ATGAGCAGCGAGCGCCTCGCCGCCCTCCTCGACGAGTACGCCGAGTTGGAGAAGCGGCTCGCCGACCCGGCCATCCACGCCGACCAGGGCACGGCCCGTCGGGTCGGGCGGCGTTACGCCGAGCTGGCGCCGCTGCACAAGGCGGCCGGCGAGCTGGAGCAGGCGCGTGCCGACCTGGCCGCGGCCCGGGAGCTGGCCGCCGAGGACCCGTCCTTCGGCGTCGAGGTGGAGTCGATCGCGGCGACCCTGCCGGCGCTGGAGGAACGCCTCGCCGAGCTGCTGATCCCGCGTGACCCGCACGACGCCAAGGACGTGATCGTCGAGATCAAGGCCGGCGAGGGTGGCGAGGAGTCCGCGCTGTTCGCCGCTGACCTGCTGCGGATGTACACCCGGTACGCGGAGCGGCACGGCTGGCTCACCGAGGTGCTCGACGCGCAGGACTCCGACCTGGGCGGGGTCAAGGACGTCTCGCTGGCGATCAAGACGAAGGGCGTGCCCGAGGGGGGCAACGGGGTGTGGTCGCGGCTCAAGTGGGAGGGCGGCGTGCACCGGGTGCAGCGGGTCCCGGTCACCGAGTCGCAGGGGCGGATCCACACCAGCGCGGCGGGCGTCCTGGTGCTGCCCGAGGCCGAGGACGTCGACGTGACGATCGACCCGAACGAGCTGCGCATCGACGTCTTCCGGTCGTCCGGCCCGGGTGGGCAGTCGGTGAACACCACCGACTCGGCGGTGCGGATCACCCACGTGCCGACCGGCATCGTGGTCTCCTGCCAGAACGAGAAGTCCCAGCTCCAGAACCGGGAGCAGGCGATGCGGATCCTGCGGGCCCGGTTGCTCGCCGCCGCCCAGGAGCAGGCCGACGCCGCCGCCTCCGACGCCCGCAAGGCGCAGGTACGCACCGTCGACCGGTCGGAACGGATCCGTACCTACAACTTCCCGCAGAACCGGATCACCGACCACCGGATCGGCTACACCGCGTACAACCTGGATCTGGCCCTCGCCGGCGAGCTGGACGGCGTCCTGGACGCCCTCGCCGAAGCCGACCGGGCCGCCCGGCTGGCCGGCGACACCGAACTCGCCCGCCGCTGA
- a CDS encoding GGDEF domain-containing protein: MGWLDRVTDQVGALTQARDLMEASRSAEACVLLEQVIATTDDPYARADARVQRLSALINLGRTAEFTRAIEEASTAVRDLAEPYLHGHLNALAALAAHHQGALDRCVTHLVRAARMLDRVEDPDREAAWGWHDLAMAYSYLSFHGYALTAIEKARQMGLAAGIPEEIFAAPGIRLRSAVALDHHGDSDGCLRVLRDIAADLDRFRRTGRAGRLRPSSLAAYGYAAARRASLGDRLTGDAEDEPVRLLGFGGDSARPRDFRQLGHVCLAISRGRPIEALTRLDAVSVSTETLGAAEPARLRSIALTHAGEHAEAHRADRLAFRLAAQRMDRLRDVYIDGVAARIDHEQMRREAARFEGEALTDPLTGLPNRRRLERHVAGMVNRGERVVLGVCDLDGFKAVNTRHGHHSGDLVLQRVAGVINRVMRRGDFVARYGGDEFVVVLSGTGLEEADEVSRRIDAAIRTEDWESLVPGTPVRVTIGFAEVSSPGPLARDAIRAAFDAADRQLLRAKSSPRAH; this comes from the coding sequence GTGGGTTGGCTCGACCGGGTCACCGACCAGGTTGGCGCTCTCACGCAGGCGCGTGACCTGATGGAGGCGAGCCGGTCCGCCGAGGCGTGCGTCCTCCTGGAGCAGGTCATCGCCACGACCGACGACCCGTACGCCCGGGCCGACGCCCGGGTCCAACGGCTGTCCGCGCTGATCAACCTCGGTCGGACTGCCGAGTTCACCCGGGCCATCGAGGAGGCGTCCACCGCGGTCCGGGATCTCGCCGAGCCGTACCTGCACGGGCACCTCAACGCGCTGGCCGCGCTGGCCGCACACCACCAGGGCGCGCTCGACAGGTGCGTGACGCACCTGGTCCGGGCCGCCCGGATGCTCGACCGGGTGGAGGACCCGGACCGGGAGGCCGCGTGGGGTTGGCACGACCTGGCGATGGCGTACTCCTACCTCAGCTTCCACGGGTACGCCCTCACCGCCATCGAGAAGGCCCGCCAGATGGGCCTGGCCGCGGGCATCCCGGAGGAGATCTTCGCCGCGCCCGGCATCCGGCTGCGCAGCGCGGTGGCGCTCGACCACCACGGCGACAGCGACGGCTGCCTCCGGGTGCTCCGGGACATCGCCGCCGACCTGGACCGGTTCCGGCGGACCGGCCGGGCGGGGCGGCTACGCCCGAGCAGTCTGGCCGCGTACGGCTACGCCGCCGCCCGCCGGGCCAGTCTCGGTGACCGGCTGACCGGCGACGCCGAGGACGAACCGGTCCGGCTGCTCGGCTTCGGCGGGGACAGCGCCCGGCCGCGTGACTTCCGGCAGCTCGGTCACGTCTGCCTGGCCATCTCCCGGGGCCGGCCGATCGAGGCGCTCACCCGGCTGGACGCCGTCTCGGTCTCCACCGAGACTCTCGGCGCCGCCGAACCGGCCCGGTTGCGCAGCATCGCGCTGACCCACGCCGGGGAGCACGCCGAGGCCCACCGGGCGGACCGGTTGGCGTTCCGGCTGGCCGCACAGCGCATGGACCGGCTACGCGACGTCTACATCGACGGCGTCGCGGCCCGCATCGACCACGAGCAGATGCGCCGGGAGGCGGCCCGCTTCGAGGGTGAGGCGCTCACCGACCCGCTGACCGGGCTGCCCAACCGGCGGCGGCTGGAGCGGCACGTCGCCGGCATGGTCAACCGGGGCGAACGCGTGGTCCTCGGGGTCTGCGACCTCGACGGTTTCAAGGCGGTCAACACCCGGCACGGGCACCACTCGGGCGACCTGGTGCTGCAACGGGTGGCCGGGGTGATCAACCGGGTGATGCGGCGCGGCGACTTCGTGGCCCGCTACGGCGGGGACGAGTTCGTGGTGGTGCTCTCCGGCACCGGGCTGGAGGAAGCCGACGAGGTGTCCCGCCGGATCGACGCGGCGATCCGGACCGAGGACTGGGAGTCCCTGGTGCCCGGCACCCCGGTCCGGGTCACCATCGGGTTCGCCGAGGTCAGCTCGCCCGGCCCGCTGGCCCGCGACGCCATCCGGGCCGCCTTCGACGCGGCGGACCGGCAACTGCTCCGGGCCAAGTCGAGCCCTCGCGCCCACTGA
- the prmC gene encoding peptide chain release factor N(5)-glutamine methyltransferase: MTSTPRQPSEGTNNRHPVPPALVRTTRLLAAAGIETARPEAELLAAHVLGVSRGRLLLVDGFTAEQLARLDELVARRAGREPLQHLTGRAGFRRLDLTVGPGVFVPRPETELVVEWGLGQARQVARPLVVDLCSGSGAIALAVAQEAPTAVVVAVERSPAALTWLRRNATERAAAGDRPIRVVDADVTDPALLDDLAGRVDVLLCNPPYVPRGTEVPAEVAGHDPAEAVFGGADGLDVVRPVIGQAARLLRPGGALAIEHDDTHGLVVPELLAADGRFDSVADRPDLTGRPRFATARRRMPPG, from the coding sequence GTGACCTCCACGCCGCGACAGCCGTCCGAAGGGACGAACAACCGACACCCCGTACCGCCTGCCCTCGTCCGGACGACCCGACTTCTCGCCGCGGCGGGCATCGAGACGGCCCGGCCCGAGGCGGAGCTGCTCGCCGCCCACGTGCTGGGGGTGTCCCGGGGGCGGCTGCTGCTGGTCGACGGGTTCACCGCCGAGCAGCTCGCCCGGCTGGACGAGCTGGTGGCCCGGCGGGCGGGCCGGGAGCCGCTCCAGCACCTGACCGGACGGGCCGGTTTCCGGCGTCTGGACCTCACGGTCGGCCCCGGGGTCTTCGTGCCCCGGCCGGAGACCGAGCTCGTCGTCGAGTGGGGGCTCGGGCAGGCCCGGCAGGTCGCCCGGCCGCTGGTGGTGGACCTGTGCAGCGGTTCCGGGGCGATCGCGCTGGCGGTGGCCCAGGAGGCGCCGACCGCCGTGGTGGTGGCGGTGGAGCGGTCCCCGGCGGCGCTGACCTGGCTGCGGCGCAACGCGACCGAGCGGGCCGCCGCCGGGGACCGGCCGATCCGGGTGGTCGACGCGGACGTCACCGACCCGGCGCTCCTCGACGACCTGGCCGGGCGGGTGGACGTCCTGCTCTGCAACCCGCCGTACGTGCCGCGCGGCACCGAGGTGCCGGCGGAGGTGGCCGGGCACGACCCCGCCGAGGCGGTCTTCGGCGGCGCGGACGGCCTGGACGTGGTCCGTCCGGTGATCGGGCAGGCGGCCCGACTGCTGCGGCCCGGCGGGGCGCTGGCGATCGAGCACGACGACACGCACGGCCTAGTGGTGCCGGAGCTGCTCGCCGCCGACGGCCGCTTCGACTCCGTCGCCGACCGTCCCGACCTGACCGGGCGTCCGCGTTTCGCCACCGCCCGCCGCCGCATGCCACCCGGCTGA
- a CDS encoding L-threonylcarbamoyladenylate synthase has protein sequence MLYDCRSLADRDRGIAAAIEAVKNGELVVLPTDTVYGIGADAFTPFAVKALADAKGQGRQAPPVLIGSRHTLDGLVFTLPRAARDLVEAFWPGALTIIVEHSPSLQWDLGDAGGVVAVRMPLHPVALEVLRETGPMAVSSANKVGQPAAVTAEEARDQLGYAVRAYLEAGPCPDPVPSTIVDLTGETPRLLREGAIGLAALREVAPDIESRVG, from the coding sequence ATGCTCTACGACTGCCGGTCGCTGGCCGATCGGGACCGCGGCATCGCCGCGGCCATCGAGGCCGTCAAGAACGGCGAGCTGGTCGTCCTGCCGACCGACACGGTGTACGGGATCGGCGCGGACGCCTTCACCCCGTTCGCGGTGAAGGCGTTGGCGGACGCCAAGGGCCAGGGTCGCCAGGCGCCCCCGGTGCTGATCGGCTCCCGGCACACCCTGGACGGTCTGGTCTTCACCCTGCCCCGGGCCGCCCGGGACCTGGTCGAGGCGTTCTGGCCGGGCGCGTTGACCATCATCGTGGAGCACTCGCCCAGCCTCCAGTGGGATCTGGGGGACGCCGGCGGGGTGGTGGCGGTGCGGATGCCGTTGCATCCGGTCGCGCTGGAGGTGTTGCGGGAAACCGGCCCGATGGCGGTCTCGTCGGCGAACAAGGTCGGGCAGCCGGCGGCGGTCACCGCCGAGGAGGCCCGCGACCAGCTCGGGTACGCGGTTCGCGCGTACCTGGAGGCCGGTCCCTGCCCGGACCCGGTGCCGAGCACGATCGTCGACCTGACCGGTGAGACGCCCCGGCTGCTGCGGGAGGGCGCGATCGGCCTGGCGGCCCTGCGTGAGGTGGCGCCGGACATCGAGAGCCGGGTGGGGTAG
- a CDS encoding phosphotyrosine protein phosphatase — translation MPPFTVLHVCMGNICRSPMAERLLTLAVRERLARAGADPATADELLHSNSAGTGGWHAGDEMNPPAARQITARGGDVVGFAARKLRSEHIDAADLVLTATADQHEYVLALRPDAAGRTFVLGEFGRLLGVVEAAALPSAGVSPTELYARGVALVAAADAAREGAHALPGDDLDDPWGRGDQCFSRVADEIEETVQPLAAVLLP, via the coding sequence GTGCCGCCGTTCACCGTCCTGCACGTCTGCATGGGCAACATCTGCCGTTCCCCGATGGCCGAGCGGCTGCTGACGCTGGCGGTCCGGGAGCGGTTGGCCCGGGCCGGGGCCGATCCGGCCACCGCCGACGAGCTGCTGCACAGCAACAGCGCCGGCACCGGTGGCTGGCACGCCGGTGACGAGATGAACCCGCCGGCCGCCCGGCAGATCACCGCCCGGGGCGGTGACGTCGTCGGGTTCGCCGCCCGCAAGCTGCGCTCGGAGCACATCGACGCCGCCGACCTGGTGCTCACCGCCACCGCCGACCAGCACGAGTACGTGCTGGCGCTGCGCCCGGACGCGGCCGGCCGCACCTTCGTGCTGGGCGAGTTCGGTCGGCTGCTCGGCGTGGTGGAGGCCGCCGCGCTGCCGTCGGCCGGGGTGTCCCCGACGGAGCTGTACGCCCGTGGGGTGGCCCTGGTCGCCGCCGCCGACGCGGCGCGGGAGGGCGCGCACGCGCTGCCCGGTGACGATCTGGACGACCCGTGGGGCCGTGGTGACCAGTGTTTCAGCCGGGTCGCCGACGAGATCGAGGAGACGGTGCAGCCGCTGGCCGCCGTACTGCTGCCCTGA